A segment of the Lycium ferocissimum isolate CSIRO_LF1 chromosome 10, AGI_CSIRO_Lferr_CH_V1, whole genome shotgun sequence genome:
TAAACTCATAATTTCCGGAATATAAGAGAGTTATGGagagataaaggaagtcatattataggagtcatgccttagaaaaaaaagggactagcctcacatatcTCCATGTCTCCTTCACACTAAACGCTCTACTTCCAAGCTTACgattctacatttaagagaattcgtactataattagataatcgaaaacatacttaatCTTAAGCTAAacctaatgaaaattgggcagcatctctagataatcgaaaacatacttaagcttaagctaaagctaatgaaaattgggcagcatctcctttgtttctacaactttctccatttaatataacaactcacaatatcataatcaataaacttcattaagttagtcattattcaattctcaaagtTTCCTCTCagagtcatccataaccatagccataatacaacaccacattcatcctcatataatgcttctctaATATTCTTAGTAccatttataacaaaattatactcataacatatcaagaactatgattcaagtcaagttactattcaagaatatcattaaatccatgtttgagcttcatattcttcttccttccttcattcaagttactccacaaccaaatactcttactaacatgaaatagatgtaaaactcaccttttattgTGTAGGGATGAACTTTGGATCAAAGTATCTCACTTGAATGGAACTCCAACTTCACTACCCAAAGAAACCTTGAActctacaaaccctagagagcctctccacacttgattctcttgattcttggtaaataatccttgatttcccttgggtttgtgttaatatggtgtgtggaatgttctagagctttcaagagttttggagaagtgaggaaatgaaaatttggaacaagggtCGTGCATAtatggaaagagaaaaaaaagtaaCCCAACCCGGTTATAtggccaattatacgggccgtataaattttaCGATCCGTACAATTGGATCATATAATCCTACCAGGGGTCACCCTCCACTGGAAGTATTCTATAGACCATTATATGAGCCGCAtaaattatatggtccgtacaaatggccgtaAATTACGAATTTCCCGAAACTTGCTCTAGCCGcttcgttcaacctccaatccctgcggaaccttcttgacacttgtttagcacttcattaaccatctacgAATCCCAATAACTCCTTCCCAAGACACTATTAAACAATCGCTACCTCGATAATTGCAAAAGCCTCCCCAAACACGACTATACTTTATTTCCTTCGatgaacttagtttcaccaattcatgtaacttcaaaatcttgtcaTATACTTGTCCTCCTTAAAGTCATAAGGAATCCATGTCCACCTCAAGCTCGCATTAGTACGTTCACAGCCCATCGATATGAAATGTCCGATGTGTAACAGAGAGCTCTGCTGGTCGGTTCacgtaccagactccacgtactcACGTGGTgattcatgttgtcggttatatttatgATCTCCctacttaaaatgttttactcatgttatatatatatatatatatatatatatatatatatatatatatatatatatatatattcatgaccaggtttcaatttcagcttttatcatgttatttcatatgccatgtttatttcattcaattGCTTTACGTatcagtacattcaatgtgttgATGTCCCTTTTCTATTGtttgggggcctgcatttcacatTGCAAGTACGGACTTACAGGACGAcacatctgctcagtaggatttgCACGTagcagcttattggtgagccccatgtTATTCGGGGTGTTGTCTTTCATTTATGTTATGTTaattagttatgcatttaagATATGAtaggggccttgtcccagcagtCATGTTTAGCAGTTTAGacttatgttagaggtttcatagactagtcagttcaGTCATGTTATGTCAAGTATTTAGAGTTGTATAGCCACCTTTGGCTCAGTATTTATGACAATgcatattcatgttttaaacaagtatttcatttgaTATTTATGATATCCCATGTTAGGCTCATCATGTCTTTATGTCATATTCctctcatgttatgcctcatgatgattcagcaatccatgtggttcgctcggtcacatgcagtaaagcaccgagtgtcgtgttacgtccaggccatggttcggggcgtgataAGTAAGCAAGCTGCTTGTCAGTCCCGTTGGTTAATTGTGTCAACAGAGGCAAGAAGTACCACTGGATAATTAGATTTTCACTAAGTCTTTTTGTTTTCATTGTCTACCATATCTTTCCGGGTGATTGAATTTTCATCAAGTCTCTCAGTTTTTCTTCTCGGACTTTCCTTAGACCCTAATGAAATTTGGATTTAGTGAAGATTGAATAGTAGCTTACTAATAAAATCATTGATAATTTCTAATGGGGTGATTGAATTTTCATCAAGTCTCTCTATTTTCTTATTCGGACTTCCCTTGATCTAAATGAAATTCGAATTTAGTGAGAATTGAATAGTAGCTTACTGATAAAGTTGTTGGCTGATATCTTTTTGAGTGATTAGGTTTTCATCAAGTCTTTTCTTTTACGGACTTCCCTTGACCTAAATGAAATTCGAATTTAGTGAGAATCTGATACTATCTTANNNNNNNNNNNNNNNNNNNNNNNNNNNNNNNNNNNNNNNNNNNNNNNNNNNNNNNNNNNNNNNNNNNNNNNNNNNNNNNNNNNNNNNNNNNNNNNNNNNNAAGTTTCACTTTGAGTGGCAGGGCTCGAACTCAAGAATTAAAGATGAAGGAATCCTTATTCCTCAATCGCAATCGTTATTAGCGTATTAGAAAATTTTacaataattttaattttcttgctTATGAGCGGAAGTCGTTTATCTACATTATCTTAATTTTTAACTTCGTATGTAGAACTTTACTCCCACTAACACGTagaacattatttttaatcCTTACTACTCAAAAGTTTCATAAAATACTCCTCCATTTGCTAATACCATTATTTATCtttaatatacatttttcaaaaaatagttACTCTAATTATATTACCGAGAGTCTTTCATAGGTGTCGGTTTGATTCTCACTATCCCTTTTCCCTCTCCAACTCTAATATTAGTGAGAGAATtgtaaaaaacattttttgtgaaaaatatttttttacggAAGATGACTTTAATCATAAAGCACCAAGGCTTTTTGATTAAACGTTTTTGAAGAATACACATGTTAAATGACATTTAACatgtaaattttaaaatgatTCTTGTAGTAAAAGCTTATTATTAaggaaccttttttttttgcagattAAACTTGATTATCCCTCAGAGTTTCTAACTTGGATACGTGGTTATTATGTGGATTTTCTTCCTAGGGTTATTCAACCTGCTAATTATGTGACGTCAATGACATTTGGTACAAATAAAGGTACTTATGGACCTTTTGGAAACCATGAAAGCTCTGATATTGAGTTTGATTTTCAGTTTGGAACAGATGGAGCTTTTGGTGGATTTCATGGCACTACTCATATTCATTACCTTGAAAGTATTGGTGTTTATATCAAGCCAATTACTTAGTTCTAAACTAGTAGAGGTCAAGGGTGAAGAAAAGAGTAATGttttatgaatgtatgaaaATTAATCAGAATTGAGCAGTAGCTTACTGATAAAGTTGTTCGACCGATATCTCATCGGGTGATTGAATTCTCaccaagttcatttattttctttgtctATAATATCTTTTCGGGTGATTGGATTTTCAACGAGTTAGATTTTCATCAAGTTTTACAGTTTTCTCTTTTTGGACTTTCCTTGACCCTAAATGAAATTCAGATTTAGCAAGAGTCGAATAGTAGCTTACTGATAAAGTCGTTTGAGCAATATCTTTTCAATTGGATTTTCATCAAATCTTTAGCTTAATGATAAAGTCGTTAAACCGATATCTTATGGGGAGATTGAATTTTCACAAAgtcttttctattttctttttttggatttCCCTCAACCCTAAAAGAAATTCGGATTTTGAAAGAGtataatttgaatatttaaaattattgcTCTTCAAAGTTGTAGTCTTTGACAAATATAAGTTTATGTTGctgctaaatatttatttagtgaAAGCTCTGGTTCCCTTCAAGTGAGATTTTCTTGTGCTAAGCTTCTTAAAGTTGTAGGTTTAATCCAAAGGAGCAAGGTTGCTGTTTCTTAATTTGTATGTTAGTTTCCCAATCACGCCTGCAAGTACAACTCTATGATACAAAGTTTAAACTGTCTCGTTTTGTGATAAGGATAGGAGAAAATTTGTTCCTGAACTATTCGAAATAGAATAGCTTCTTTCgttttgtttttttcctctCCTTCGTTAACCAAATAACACACTTTTGCCCCTCTCCACTAATGGACCTCTAGGTCGGATAAAACCTTTTTTAAAAGGAGGGAAATGATCAATTTTGCCTCTGAACTATTCGAGATACTACTCTGTCATCCATTTAGATACTTgtatggaatatatatatatatatatatataaaagctgAAAATATCATACTTATTGCTTAAGAATCAATTTTTTGAATGCCTGAAGAAAATTCTGCTAGTTTCCCCAAATCTGAATGcagtatgtgtgtatatatataaaataaaagctGAAAATATCATATTTATTGCTTAAGAATCAATCTATTATGCCTTATGTTTGAATTGACATATGCAATAACACCTTAAACCGTTTCTATTGTTGTTTGCTTGGCTGAAACATAGAACCATCaccatgaaaagaaaaattaaagaaagaaaagaaggaaaacccAATTTTGCCTATACTTTTTGGATGTAATCAACATTTTCTTTACATCAATAATACTTACCACTTAGGTATCGTTCGGTCGGAGGGATAAGTTATTCCATATAGATGGGACTGGGTGGGATACCAAAGGAGTTCtcccaccaaccaaacatggaatAATATCAATTTCATGGGACTAATAATCCCATCCCATCCTAtccctcctaccaaacgaccctgAGAAAAACAGGCGCTATCTGTAGGATGGCAAATATGTATTTCCTTCTGCTTATTGCAaagaaaaatttagaaattgGAGGAACACTTTTGATGACATTTTCATGTAATTCCATAAACTAAAGGTCACATCAACTTTAAAgggtgaaaaagaaaaggaaatacaaCATCTTTGCCATGAACCAATGCACAGCAAAAAGGATCTTTGCTATGAACATCTTCATGTGGATCTGCTAATAGTAACTTTGCTATCTTCTTCTGCCttctctttgaattttttttttttttttttttacaacctTCTCTATGATCTTCACAACATTTGTTCTATAAATATCATCTCAATATTCACTGCAATGAGAAGGCAGAAAAGAATTCGTTAAAGACGATCACAGCATCACTCTCTACCTGTGATATGCAGGGAATATCTTGACGATTGACATAGTATATAGGTTAAATACACACTacaattctctttttttttttcctttatggACAATTGCAGGAAATGCCCTAATCAACAATGATAGAAAGTCTATTAGTAACTAACTTTACATCGTTGTGTCAATGTCGAGCACTTGAAGACAGTACACAACTGGTTAGAATCAAGTTCAACCATAATCACTCCGAGACAAGCTTCATGAGTTTGGAATGAGGATTGAAACCAGTACACATATTAAAAGACTAATCCTACAATGGAATGCTTAGAATTTGAATACCACAGGGTAATTCAATGAATGTAAAAGGCATAATATTTGGAGCACAGTCAAAAAATTCAATATAAAAGGATAACCCAATAGCTTCAGTCATGGTTGTGTACTTTCAATTATTCAAAAAAGATCACCTATGCATAAATATTCCAGACAATGTCATTGTTGTTAAGGCTCAGTTAAGTGCAGTTAAGCCCTTAAACTAGGAGGAGCTCAGGTCATGCGCTTCGTCTCGCTTAATTTCTGCTTTACTGTAGACATCGAGGTGCTAAAGAGTGTGCACCTTCACCAATAGGTTCTGTTTGAGGGCACAccaatatctatatatatttatctaaGTTATTGTTCTCCATTCATTTGTTTGAATAATTATTGTTTGTACTTATAGTTATATTTGCTTGCATTacatttctattttttgtttttttcttcattGGCGCTTTCTTCGTTTAAGTTCACATTTTAATTGCACTATGGGCTTAAAGCTCTAATAGGTTCTTGTTGGTATCTCCGTTTGAATAATGTATAAAATGACAGAAacagaaagagagaaaagaatcCGAGCCCACAGAATTCACTGTGTGTCCTGAAGGAACATAATCTCCTCAAGTATCCGAGGTATGTGATTATTTCCTCCCAGGATAGCATAGAACGGAATACCTGCTATTGGAGTAGCGGTACCTCAAACGCCAATAACTTCATCAAACTTAAAGACAGTTACTAACCACACAAAGACTCGACTTTGCTTGTAAGAAAACATGCAGATGCAGAGTGCAGAAATTCGATGTTTCAGTGTTTAAGATCTGGGGCAAGGTCTTTGAATTTACAGACAATGAAAAGGTGAGATGGAGAGGTGCAATCCAAAAGGTGTCTTTTCTCATTTCCCGTTCACACCTTAAAACCCTAACAATTTTGTCGTTTTTGTGTGCTTTTCGCTCAGGCTAACACTGAATAATGCAAATTCAGTAAAAGGTTTTCAATCTCTTGTTTGTTAACATCTAAACCagaaagtttaagaaataataaatcaataaaGCACTTCTTGATGGGAAGAATTTGTTTCCCGGTTGGCACTGTATAACAAGCTTTTAACTAGCTTCTTGATTGCAAAATAAATCTAATCATCCATAGAATCAGGAATAAGCTTGAGATAAAAAGGACTAGAAATTTAATGCAAGAATACTCACTTTACGGGCCACGATACTTGCATTCGATTTTTGATGGGAAATTTACATAGGATTCAATGGGTGCATGAGTGAGCGGCGCCATAAGTACCTCCATCTACGTGAAAGGACACTTGTTCTTGCTGCATCTTTAAGGGATAAACAACAAAGTATTTGAATGAGCGCGTCATCATCCAACTTATTGATAGATTCACCTTCTGAACGGATATTTCTTTCACAAGCTGAAACAGCAGTAAATGAATCTTTTAGGGGTAAAGAACAAAGCTTCTAAAAGAGTATGTTATCATCCAACTTATTGAGAGATTAGTAGTACCTTCTAAATTGATCTCTTTCCCAAAAATTGAAATAGTAGTTGACATTGCCATTCCCTTTGTCATCTTTGGAGATTCCGAGAAGCAACACAACAGGCTTGACTTCGGTGAAACCTAATGCATTTTATCATCATTTCGAGTTAAAGATACAAAATGAGCAGAGCTATTCAAGTTCTCATCAAAATTCAAAAGGGAGAAAGCTACTATTCCGAAGAGTAATACTGGGATATAAATCTTCTAAAACCAAGTGAATCACTTCTTCATAATTACACATAATCATTATCATTTTTAAACATTTTCAGTTCTGTAGCTCAAATTTTAATTCGAAATTGAGCTCAAGCACACAACATAATTTGCAATGCATATACTTCATCAAGTACACAGCATAATTCGAAATTCAGCTCAAGTACACACCAAAAGAATTGATTCTTTTACgaaattgtttcttcaatttttcttcttaTCCCCGGAAaccaaatccaaaaaaaaaaaaaaaaaaagaagaacccAAAACGgaactaaacaaaataaaaaaatgcaaACTTTATTCGTAGAAACAAGCAATCAGTATCCATATGTGTGTGCtagttctttcttttcttcttcctatTCAATTCTTCCTTGCAACTCTgagggcccgtttggccataaaaattgtgaaatttgaaaaaaagtaaaaaaaatttcaaagtaaaaaaatggtatttggaatttagagttgtgtttggccattaatacaaattggagttgttttttgaatttttgtgagtgatttgcagtgaaaacaactttttggtgtttttcaaattctgaAATTCAGCTTCAAGTTGAATTCCGtaattttatggccaaacatacaaacaacaacaacctacccagtgtagtcccaaaaatggggtctggggagggtatgatgtatgcagaccttacctctacctttatgAACAAACATGATTTCCGGAATTCAActccgggaaaaaaaaaaaatttaatggcCAAACGGCTACTCATACAAATCATTTCCCGAAACATGAATCTTCACAGGGCAATCTAAAATGAAATTATCTAAATCAATGAATTGCTTTGTTTACGAAATCAGTTGTTCTTATTCTTATCTAAattcgttttcttttttttttaaaggaatcGAAATTCTCAAAACACATAAAAATTCTTTTATACAAGAATTCTTGTATCAATACTCCCAAAACCAAATCCAAacactcaattaaaaaaaataaaaatatatactttattcGTAGAAACAAGCAATTAGTATACATAAAATGAAATTATCAAGAATTGCAAATCAATGAagcacacataaaaaaaaaattaaaaaaaaaagtaaaaaggaacaagaagcaatttttttttcacaagaaACCTAATATCAATACTCCcaaaaccaaattaaaaaaaaaaaaaaaaaaagaacccaaAACAGaactaaacaaataaaaaagagtgattagctaaaaaaaaaaatgaaaactctATTCATAGAAAGAAGCAATTAGTATGCACAAAATGAAATTATCAAGAACTGCAAATCAATGAAGCAcacataaattatttaaaaaaaaaaaggtaaaaaggtACAAGAagcaatttatttattttttcacaagAAACCTAACATCAATACTCCACAcccaaatccaaaaaaaaaaaaatgaaaactttatttatagaaaaaaacAAGCAATTAGTATGCATAAAATGAAATTATCAAGATTTGCAAATcaacacataaaaaataaaaaataaaagagtaaAAAAATGAACCTGACCTGAAAActgggtggtgggggtggggggtgggagTGCTGAAGCAAAACTGagacttctctctctctctctctctctctctctctctgtcctTTTGCCTCTTCTTCTACTTTTGAGTTTTCTTCTTGATGTATCAATGTATGAAGGATTTATCAGTGACAAGTGTTCATATTTGTACTACTCCTATATTCACTTTGTgagaaaaggacataaatggTCCCTTAGCTAAGAGGTaggctcaaaatagtcccttaactacGTACTTAACGGTTTTgatcctttaagtttgtcacacattaataaaaatagtcccttagTTATAAGAGTTGGTTAAAAATAGTCTCTTAATTATGCattaacagttttggtcctttaagttcgcCAAAAGATAATACTTTTAGTCTCCAACAAAATATTCATCGAACTCTATTTATTAGATTTGACGAGAACTATGtaaaaaaagattaaatatTAGCGAcaactcacatttagaggtacatattattaaaaaaaaggctaaatacCTCGAGACAAAATCGACGGACGTCAGTCAGTTATAAGGAAAACCCGAGGAAAAATCTATAGTCTTGATAATGTCAGAAAAAAATATCTCGGAACACAAAGATCGACGGACTCTGTCGATTAATTTCTGAAGTCTAGTGTATTTTCCAATGGAGTccctcagttttttttttttttttttttttaatgacatggAAACCCACAACCGCTACCCTTCAGGTGCACACAGGATCaacccagctcctgtgcaatacCTTGCAAATCATACAAGAGAGATAATCGACACTAAAGCTTAGAGCGAGTACGGTGCGACGAGCTACCCGACCTTAAGGCAAATCTCTTGTTGTCctaggcagggggtttcgaacctgagaccttcATTGGACTCCCTCGGTTTTAATCAATAGAGTCTGTTTGTCTTTATGTTCCAAGACACTATTTTCTGACATTATCAAGTCTGTTATTTTTTCCTATAACTGACTAACGTCCGTCGATTTTGTCCCGAggtatttgattttttctttagtAATGTGTACCTCTAAATATGAGTCctcgctaattttttttttctttttttcatagttctcgtcaaatctaacaaacagagttcgataaatattttgtcgaagactaaaagtgttaacttttggcgaacttaaaggaccaaaactgttaagtgcatacttaaagGACTATTTGTAACCAaccctcatagttaagggacaaTTTTTGTTAACTTGTGGCAAACTTCAAGGACCAAAACTATTAAGTGCGTAGTTAAGGTGCTATTTTGAAACTACTCttatagttaagggaccatttatgtccttttctcTTCACTTCGTTACCATtttcacacacaaaaaaaaaaggtaaaaagtcAAAAATACCATTATACTTTCATTTATCGATTACTTTGTCCTCTGTTACAAGTTGGGCTATTTCTGTCTTTACCGTTatgaaaattaaacaaaaatacaCCTCATTTGACGAAAATTCCCAAATCGACCCaaataacccgatttcaatTGGAATTATTCAATTTTACTCTTTTAACCCGACTATACTAAACACCCTTATATTATGACTCGTACAGACTCTCTGTTCTATGAAATCAAACACTTACACCTCCTGTACTATAAAAATCTTATTCTTACACCCCTACAATATGTATCcgtatattaaaattttaattattaaaagacAAACTAAAACTATAAATAAGACGTTTTCTCAGGGTTACTTttatggtgcaaatatacccctgccattATAGAAATGGCgcaaaaatataccctttttgctgccagatattttttaaaaaatcatataaCTTATCTTTTAATGAAGAAAATGTCACGTggctataaaaaaaatatgtccACCCATTTTTTggtatacttattttttaaagccacgagacaattttttttgtctAGTGTGTTGTCTCGTTCGTTTACAAAAATATCTccttggctttaaaaaaaataagtctacccattttttaaaatgaactaGACCTGACCCACCAGGAAAAAAATCaccacgtggctttaaaaaataagtccaccaaaaaaataggttgacttatttttttaaagccactcatcattcttttttaattaaaaaacaagctaaatgatttttaaaaaaaaattgtcagcGAAAAGGGttatttgcaccatttgtgtaacggcaggggtatttatgcaccacttttttaacgaggaatatatctactctaaatcacaaagttgaggGTTATATTTGCACCTTAAAAAAATGCTACTCCCTCCcttccaatttaagtgtcttactttcctttttggtctgtcCAACAAAGGTgtgcctctttctatatttagtaagttaatAATTCAAACATCCCACACGGCAAGTataaaatcacaagattcaaaggacattttagtacattacacacatctttaatttaggataacaagatttaaaaatctctttttaattattaaactTTGTGTTCAGTCAAACTAAGTCACTTAAgttgggacggagggagcaATAATTAGGAAAATGGAATATTTATCGTCCAGAACTCATAAACAGAAAAATGAACACAAAttatttaatgtattttccACTTTGCCCGATTTTTCGGTGTCAGTTTTTAGGTCCCACAATATTGCTTCTCTAGACAAAAGTGAGAGGGTATTGCTTCTCTAGACAAAGTGAAAAAAAtctatagaaaagaaaaattaaggaTATTGAAGAAAAAGAGTTGGAAGACAAAGACACAAGGTTACTTTATAATGAAGCTCCATCCATGAGAGGAGATTGACTTCGGtcaaaacaaatgaaaattcTAAGAAGCCTAGTTTTTCCAAAAGTGTGGAGCGATGAATATGAAATTACCATACTTAGAGGTATGATTAAGTTCAAAGAAGAAATATGTCGTGATCCCGCACAAATTATGGTGGATTTTCATCAATTAATCCTTTAAACACTTGTTCTTCAAGCTACGTTGGTCCAATTAAGTGAGAAAGTATGACGATGAacaaaaaatatgaaagaaTGTTGAGGGGGAAAATGGTTCTATGAAAGAACGTTGAGAGGGAAAATGGTTCTAGAACCCTACACGAAGGGTAACCATGGGTGGTTCAAGGATATGACCATTAAAACATCCACTTTAGGCCCCAAGttaaaggccaaaaaaaaattgctattaTTATATAACCAGTTATTAGTATGTGTTTATAGCTTGGTAAAAATTTACCCACACTGGATGTTTACATCCGATTTAGTTAAACTAACCATACTATACAAACTAAGGTCTATTAGAGTCCTATATTGGCAAAGAGGACAAAAGAAGATATCGCTTCTCCCCGTACATCTATCCTCCTCCTCACACAAATTACGAAAGATTGTTGATTTTCATCAAAGTTAATAACGTAAAGTTAAATTTTAGGGTTGCCATCGGTTCAACTTTCTTTTGTTTCCTCCTTTCTTTATCTTCTTCAAGCATTCTAGCTTATAAGCTCTGCgtcattctttctttaatttcttaatgTCATAGGAATTTCCAAATGAATATTTGACCTCAATATTTTCATTACTTTCTAATTCCAATTTAAACATGCTTGAGACATGATTGCCACCTCGGAGATTAATCTAACTCTTCACTAAAAAGTGAAGAAATTTATGCAAAGTGTAAAATAACTTATaataaaaatgacaaaagaattttttttatataatataaagctaggcatagacaaggtgatatGACACCTCTCTTTGGCCAAggatcctatttatcttttttctccttttttctcatttatctcaattattttattttaaaaagtcatcTCCATAACTCACACCTGTATATCTTCATAAATTCTACTCTTAATTGATATTAATAATATCCATAACTCTCAAACCTTTCATGTTCATAACCCccaattatttaattttgcatTAGAAGATCCTCTTAATGGTATGCTAATATAGGATGATTAAGAGTTAAATTTTGTGAAAAGTCGTGATTTA
Coding sequences within it:
- the LOC132032983 gene encoding inactive protein RESTRICTED TEV MOVEMENT 1-like is translated as MIKVCPFIGLNGEIWDDGEDKVAKIFVSHGGRVNFIQFLYIKNGSFVLSEKHGGDGGKRFETIKLDYPSEFLTWIRGYYVDFLPRVIQPANYVTSMTFGTNKGTYGPFGNHESSDIEFDFQFGTDGAFGGFHGTTHIHYLESIGVYIKPIT